The Pyrus communis chromosome 8, drPyrComm1.1, whole genome shotgun sequence region TGTAGGGCATTCTAATTTTAATATCATACAACATATTACAATATCTCACGACGCATTTTCAAGTTTTGAAAGCGTTGCATAACAATTTCATTACCAATACCATCAAATATCTCTTCCTATAAAAATAACCATATTATCATTCATCCATTAATTTTCTTACGATTTCTCAACTGATCATTTAGAAATTTTATAGCCAAAAATGCTTTTATCATGTGAAATTATTATATGCAATATGTacaattttttcacaaaaaatgagTTAGGGCATCTGCCCCTTGGGTCCAATGTGGCTCCGTCCTTGGTAATACCACACATGCTATGCAGAAAAGtgagaaaaatatgaaagtgttttaagaaacaaaatgtGGAAGAGTCTTTTACAATGTTATCAAGAAAATATTAATCTTTAAGGACTACTTcttctaaaataaattaaaataaaaataaacaattaagtCTTTGCTTAAAAGTTGGTTAAGCAATTTCGAAccttttcctaatttttttttttgtgcatcaACCTCACCTTATGTTACGTTTATTACTACTGGTTTAAAAGGCTAAAGAATTTAATACAATAGAAGGTGTGGATAAAAAAGTACATCTGAAATCGACATTGTGACTTAAATAATCTTTATAACACAAATTAAAGTAATGTGTTGAATCCAAGGACACTAAGTgaaatttttcaacaaaatgccttgtcaaaagggaaaaaaaattattcttattAGCATTTCACGATAATTATCGTGCACTTTTTCTTAATTGAAAGtcaataaacaaaagaagagtatgtggtgactatctAGAATGTTAATAATAATCCTAAAGAAAAACATATAGGATAATAGGCGACTAAAAGTACGTTAAGAGCGATGAAAACACTACACTATACATATGAATAATGATCCATGCAGGGTCATTCAATTTATTAGCAAAAGCAACCATGTGGATACAGGGCCATATCAATCCATCACATTACACAAGCACGGTTTCTACACAGATTACATttctttttaactaattaattagcacTTTTTGGTGCACACGCAAGCACGGGTCAAGACACTACAATGGCCTCTGGTGAATTGCTCCTTTCTACAGGTGTGTTTACAGTTGTTAGACGAAAAGCACAACCCTTTGAACAGGGTGCTCGGAACCTCACAGATCTTCCCCTCAACTGCCTTGCTTGACTCAGTCCTTGCCTCAACACCCATTGGCCCCATCTCTAAAGATcaaatttttgttgttgaataaGATGCTTTATTCGAAatatcataaaaaaattaattattaaataaaagagGTATAATTACCGGTAGCGGCCAAAAGCAAGACAAGAACGAAAGCGGCTGAAACAAGATGCATTGAACGCTCCATTTGAATCTGTGTATATGTAAGTGGTGTGCTTGATCTGTGTGTTTCTATGTGTGTGCTTGTGTATAATAAGAGAGATCTCAGGCGCTGATGCAAATAATAATAACCATGCAAGACTTATTATATAGTGATCTAGTGCAGATTAAAGAGGAACGGTCTCCGTAAAGCGAGGTAGCTCCATACCCAAAAtacaaagttgaaatttccaacTTACGCGACACCATAAACCAAATCCCTATTTTTGTTGACAAAGTTCTCTGTCATACATTTTTCTATGCACATTAGAGTTTCTTTTTTAAGCACATTTTACTTTTGCTTTTAAAAGAatatttgggttttaagcacTTTGACTTATTATTCACATTTGTATATGTAAATGATGCGGCATATACCATATAGTTCTTATAACAATATAATTGTTTTTGTACACAAGTTTTAGTCTGTCTGTACCTAACTAATCTAAATTTCATAGATGTGGATTCGCGTATTTGAATACCAACTCTGTAAATAGAAGATAATACGATGGAGGGGCCATCGGTTGTTTTTTCTTCGGCGAATGCAACAAATTCATAGCAATCTTTGCATCAGTAAGCATCTACACATATTCGCACTTTCTCGCAATTGCGGAAAACAGTTATGCACTTGCACCATGGAGCATGTTTGATCCCTACCGATTCTTTTCCTCCTAACAACTATCTATTTAACCCATTAATgttatcgtttgtcaaaaaaaaaaaagcatcgaACATATTGCTCAAGAACGATAAAATCAGAAGATTCATAATTCATTGTATCAACCTTCAGTAGTTTAGATGAATCCTTGAACATTCTTTATACAATGCTCTACGAATTCATGAGGAAGATGACACGAGAAACCTACTCATAGTTCTCCAGGATCTACAGAGAGATCGGGTAGAATATTACGTCCATGTTCAGGTGAGATAGTTGATGAATTCCGCAGCGGTCGCAATGGCACCTCCTGTAATTGCATCCACCAGAACTTTATCCTTGTTCTCTTTGCTGGCTACAGATACTAGAGCCCCGGTCAATGAACCCCCGAGCATGGCATTCTTCTGCAggatatcaaaagaaaaagggtgAGCAGATGCAGAAGTTCCAATCGAAGTccgaaaattaaataaaaacgaaCTTGAAATGGCATGCTTGAATGTACTTTTAGAAGCTACCCGCGCATACTGAAAACGAACAATTACACAAGTCATGGCAACGGGAGGATATAGGGAACATAGAGGTTAAGAGTTTTAAATTAGCAAGTAGACAATCTGAAACAATTTCCTGAATCTAGAAGCTTCATGTGCAAACTAGGATGAATGAGCATGAAAATTACGGCCAACAGTGCTGAACAACTAGCTATCTAGAATTCGAACAGACATATACCCAGTCTCTGCGTCCACGGACCCTCTCGATACCATACTCTGCTCCCACGTACACTCCAGCTACAGTTCCTGTCAATGCAATAGAAGAAATTGTTGATGCTGTTCTCAATTCGCAAAAGTGAGGAAGCTGAAGCAATTTTCCCGGAGGACGAGCATAATCTCATCCATACATACATCTAACACACAACGAAATACGACTCAACTTACCCCAATATGCGCCTTCTTTACACATCTTCTTCAACTGCAAAAAGCAGCACTCTCAATTAGCAGGATTCGGAAATCGTATTACATCCCAATTTTCTCCTCTGAATAAACAACCGATCACCTATTCAACAAATCACCTCAGTATAAATAAGACCTCTAAAAAGCTATAGATCCCACTAAACAAAATCAGTTGAACAACAACTGAAGATGCTGAATTAACCGAACGCAGAGCTACTAGTATGTTTTTTCGGTAACAAGGGGACCAAAGGCCAAGCACAAATCAAACAGAATGAAGTAAACCAGCAAGATCATTGAGCACAACACTAACAATCGAAGTGGGATATCAAAATCGGTACTTTCAAGCTCAATGTCGAGGTTAAGAGTAGCTACTACTCTTGGATCATACAAGAATCGCAAAATCGAAAAACCGAATTAATTAAACAAGGGATTGGTCTGGTTACTCACAGTGTGCTCAAAGTCTTTAGTCGAAATGCCCCCTGCAAAAACCACCTCAAATTATtagtaaatataaaataaaacaaattaaagaaaaacccaaaaatctcattcagaAACCACAATAAATACAACCATCATCATCAGATCGCAGCACAATATGATCGGCAtatgaaatttaaaactttCCCACCATCATTTTCTCAGTGtttctcgggaaccaaacagTAGGACTGCAATGATAAACAACAATACCTTTCTTGGCCGCAGAGAAAGCATCCTCTGCAACTGCTCTGGTAGCAGCAACCTGAAACCAAACCAACAAAAACGACACCGTTTGATTCAAAACCTTGCCATTGCAACCATCAAAACCCAGAAGTAAAATACTCAACtgagaaaaacaacaaaaaatttt contains the following coding sequences:
- the LOC137742774 gene encoding outer envelope pore protein 16, chloroplastic-like: MPRSSFSGAITGPQVDVVIDLGNPLLNHTVDGFLKIGTVAATRAVAEDAFSAAKKGGISTKDFEHTLKKMCKEGAYWGTVAGVYVGAEYGIERVRGRRDWKNAMLGGSLTGALVSVASKENKDKVLVDAITGGAIATAAEFINYLT